A genomic segment from bacterium encodes:
- a CDS encoding lmo0937 family membrane protein — MIATIATILVVLWVIGMLTGHVMNGHTHLLMLSALIMMAVTTVSRRRAI, encoded by the coding sequence GTGATCGCAACTATTGCCACAATTCTGGTTGTCCTCTGGGTAATCGGGATGCTGACAGGACATGTCATGAACGGCCACACTCACCTGCTGATGTTAAGCGCCCTGATCATGATGGCTGTCACTACTGTCTCCAGGCGCAGAGCTATTTGA
- a CDS encoding porin family protein, translating to MFIKLSSAIFLGMLFLLPLSASSQTSLYLGPHLGIQKSDGAEDANYLVGATLRMKVMPILGLEGDLGYRQEKYGSGAVTVRNWPLTVTGLLYPLPMIYGGIGGGWYNTTFDYNNTYNDAGFDDETTNEFGWHLAAGLEVSASPQFKLFGDVRYVFLDYKFKELPEAVLDGQKSDFYSLNFGLLFRL from the coding sequence GTGTTTATAAAACTAAGTTCAGCGATCTTTCTGGGGATGCTCTTCTTGCTGCCGCTTTCAGCGAGCAGTCAGACGAGCCTCTACCTGGGCCCTCACCTGGGAATCCAGAAGTCAGATGGTGCAGAGGATGCAAATTACCTTGTCGGCGCAACCCTCCGTATGAAGGTCATGCCGATCCTTGGACTCGAAGGAGATCTTGGCTATCGCCAGGAAAAGTATGGCTCCGGGGCTGTGACGGTCAGGAACTGGCCACTGACGGTTACCGGGCTGCTCTATCCGCTGCCGATGATCTACGGAGGAATCGGAGGTGGCTGGTATAACACTACCTTTGATTACAACAACACCTACAACGATGCAGGATTTGACGATGAAACCACGAATGAATTCGGATGGCACCTCGCCGCCGGTCTGGAAGTATCTGCGTCGCCGCAGTTCAAGCTTTTCGGAGATGTTCGGTATGTATTCCTGGACTACAAGTTCAAGGAACTTCCAGAAGCCGTTCTGGACGGACAGAAGTCAGACTTCTATTCACTGAATTTCGGTCTGTTGTTTCGCCTGTAA